The following proteins are co-located in the Pontiella desulfatans genome:
- a CDS encoding DDE-type integrase/transposase/recombinase: MNQLDTDITYIPCGRIHYLTAVIDWYSRYVLAWELSSTMESTFCVDALSCADAGESGDIQHRPRKPVTSNASPVSC; encoded by the coding sequence GTGAACCAGTTGGATACGGACATCACCTACATCCCATGCGGCAGGATACATTACCTGACCGCCGTAATCGACTGGTACAGCCGCTATGTGCTCGCCTGGGAGCTCTCAAGCACCATGGAGAGCACGTTCTGCGTTGATGCGCTGAGCTGCGCTGACGCAGGGGAATCCGGAGATATTCAACACCGACCAAGGAAGCCAGTCACCTCGAACGCCTCACCGGTGTCCTGTTAA